Genomic window (Paenibacillus sp. 37):
TTCCTCCAAAATGCCGTTCATACCAAGCCGCTGCTGAGGCAAAATCCATATCCCGATGGAGTGCATCCGCAATGACTGTTTTGGGTGATGTCGTCCACGATGTATCCAACTGAAATAGACCCCATACTCCGCCAAATATCAAAGCGCTAATGACCGTCCGTTTGAGAAGTGACTTGAACAGGTTAAATCTCGAATGCCCCCCTGGAACAAAATGACCATTCTCTTTTTTCCACAACCATTCCGGATCTCTTTCCTGTATACCTTCACTAGGCGTAAATGGTTTCGGGTGTATGATCTCATTCTTGTCCAATAGCGAACCTACTTTTTGCTCCTGTAAGACCTCCACAGTGGCACCATCCATCAGTCGCCGAATGCGTTCTTCTCGTCTCTGCTTGATTCTGAGTTTCGTGTTCATGAAATGTCCTCCCGCCGAGGCTTGTTTACTACATCCTATGAAGAGGTGGTTGATAATATGAACAAGCCTGCCCGCAGGTAACAAAAAAAGCCGGGCTATAAGCCACGGCTGTCATGTAATTGCTTTATGAATAAGTTCGTTTAACGAGTTAACCCATTCCGAAGAACTTTTTGAAACGAGTAAAAGCGCCCTTTTTCTGCTCCAGCTGCATCAATGGGACCGTATCTCCCAGAATGCGTCGTGCGATATTCCGATACGCAATCGCCGCAAGTGAATCCGGATTCATGACCGTAGGTTCTCCTGAATTGGCAGCTTTGATGACCAGTTCATCATCAGGCACGATGCCAATCAGGTCAATATTAAGTACTTGTAAAATACCATCGATATCTAACATGTCACCCGATTTTACCATATTATTGCGAATTCGATTCACCACCAGCTTTGGTGATTGAATGTGTGAACTCTCCAGCAGGCCGATGACACGATCCGCATCACGTACTGCAGCATTTTCCGGTGTAGTGACCACGATGGCCTGATCTGCTCCTGCTACCGCATTTTTGAAACCCTGCTCTATGCCGGCTGGGCAATCAATAATAACGTATTCAAAATCTTTTTTCAATTCAAGGATAATATCCTTGACCTGTTCTGGCGACACTGAGTTTTTGTCTCTCGTCTGCGCCGCAGGCAACATGTATAATTCTTCGAAACGCTTGTCTTTGACCAAAGCCTGATTCAGACGGCAGCGGCCGTCCGCAACGTCGCACAGATCGTAAATAATACGGTTTTCGAGTCCCATCACGACATCCAAATTACGAAGGCCGATATCGGTATCTACCAGACAAACCTTTTTGCCGAGCAACGCCAGCGCTGTCCCGATGTTTGCCGAGGTGGTTGTTTTACCCACGCCGCCTTTACCCGAAGTGATCACGATCGCCTCTCCCATGAGCTACACTCCTTTAAACACATTAAAATCTCGGCGTAACCGAACGATATTGCTCATTTTGTCTATCTGCATCTGATTGTCCTGTAAGTAAGCAAATTCCATTCCGGTCTCTCGGCTCTCCCATTCATCGGGAGGACGACTGATGATATCCGCAATCCGTAGCTGCGTCGGTGCAAATACCGAAGCGGCAATGATCGCTTCCTCGTCCCCGCCAATTCCGGCATGAGCCATACCTCTGAGTGAACCCAACACATATATATCTCCGGTACACGTCACTGTGCCCCCCGGATTGATATCCCCAAGAAACAGGAGATTTCCTTCATGATGAAGCACCTGACCTGAACGCACCATACCACACATGGTTACAATCGGCGGTGGTCCTTTAACCTCCGGTTGGAGTGCAGGTGAGTCGATGGATCGAATAAGCAGATTCCCTTTTTGCTTCAATATATCGAGGATTGCTTCTTTCTGGTCCTCTGTCACTTCGCGGGCACCCAACTTGATATCCACATGAACAATCGGTCCGGTCAAAATATTTTGATGGCTGTGTTCCAGCTTATAGCGGAGCTCATAGAGCAATTCCTCGAATTCACATTGATCGTCCAACAGGAAAACCAGGCCGTCTCGGATGCCTTTAATCGTTACGTGATTCGATTTTACCGTCATAAGCCTGTCCCTCCCATCTCATTACATTTCGTGCCCGGGGCCCCAAGTTCCTGCTTTGCGCTCCATAAATGTATTTAGGAAGCTTCTTCTGTCTTGCTCCGTCTCTTGCCGATCCGCTCCAGTTGTTTCCGAAGCGGGACATATATGATCAAGGCAAACACAAAATGAATGAACAAATTAGGAATCATGTATTCAATCAACGCCCAGTCAAAGGTCACGTGGTTAAGTTGGAAGAGCTTGTACAGGAAAAATAGCATGGTGTCATTAAGCAGACTTCCCAAAATGACAACCGATACCATAACCGGCAGTGGTGCACGTGGTGCTTGAAAAATGAGTCCCATCATATATGCCGATAATCCCATTGAGAATCCATAAGGTCCAATCATCTCGCCGTAGAATACAACGTCATGCAATAGTCCAAAAAATATACCAAGTACTAGTGCCGTGTGTCGATGATGATATACAGCGATAAACAAAATGACGATATAGACCAGATTGGCAGAAATACGCATCTGCCAGCCAGAAGGGATGAGCAGCGGCAAAATTGTGCCTTCCGCAATGAATAAAACGAATAGTAACAGGAACAAAACTTGCTTACGTGTTACCATTATTCTTTTACCTCAGGCGGGATAATGACAATCAGCTCTTTCCAATCAAGGAAGCTTGCGTATGGTTTGATAATCGCAGTCCGCGTTAAACCGTACTCCCCAACTTCAACCTTTTCCACTTCACCAATCCGCATATACTTGGGAAAGTTATTGATGATTCCCGAAGAGATGATCTCATCACCCTTTTTGATATTTGAATCCTCCGAAATTTTGGTCATCTTGAGCATGCCCGTCTTCGGATCGTAGCTCTCAATCATACCAAACACTTTCTCTTTACCTACTGCGGTTGCTGCAATGGCATTGGATGTCGGATCATTGGCATCCATGGACGTTAACAGATTAACCGTTGATGTATATGAGCTGACATGACTGATCACGCCGACCAGCCCTTCCTGGGAGGTAACGGCCATCCCCGGCTTAATTCCCGCATTTTCACCGATGTCAATGTTAATGGTTCTGCTATTTGGATCCGAATTGGCACTGATAACCTGAGCAATTCGTGAACCGTAATTATATCGATTTTTCTGTTCTTCGGTGAAATTGAGCGCTTTCTGAAGTTGCTCATTCACTTGCTCCATATCATTGTACTTCAGCCGATCCCGGGTATAGTGACCCATCGCGATGCGAAGCTCTTCATTCTCATCATATACCGTACGCATGTTCGCTACATCTTTGAAAAAGCCCGCTACATAGGAAGCGGGCTTGTAAAATACGTATTGTACAAATCCAACTGAATCCTTCAGGAATTTCTCCGGCCAGGATAGAGTGGTTCGCGGACTGAGCGTAAAGCCCATTAACGCGATAAATGTAACAAGGCCCACCAGCAAAACAAAAAGTCTTTTGTTGCCTAGCAGTTTAAACAGTTCGAACACCCTCTAACATCCATATTCTCTTCCGAGCCATGCCCGGCGGGGAGACTGTCAGACCTGAAGTCCCTGCGAGAATATCAGCCGATCCTCCCCTGTTAAGCGGGTAATAGCTCATCCCCGGGGTTAACCGGGTCCTCTATAAAGATATCTTACCACTTGGTCGCTATGCCAAGTTAGGCAAATACCAATTAACGTTTGGAACGAACTGCCGAACTGCTTCTGCTTTTGAACAAATGAATATTCTCTAGCGCTTTACCTGTTCCGATCGCTACACAATCCAGCGGGTTCTCAGCCACGATGACAGGCATTCCTGTCTCACCAGCGAGAAGCTTGTCCAGGTTGCGAAGCAACGCCCCACCACCTGTAAGAACGATACCCCGATCCATGATATCGGCAGCAAGTTCAGGCGGGCATTTTTCCAGTGTTACTTTTACCGCTTCAACAATTGCATTCACAGTATCAGCCAGCGCTTCACTGATCTCGTCCGAAGTAATCGTAATTGTCTTCGGCAGACCTGTTACAAGGTCACGTCCACGAATTTCCATCGTTTCTACTTGTTCCAATGGCATAGCTGATCCGATGTCCATCTTCAATTGCTCCGATGTACGCTCACCGATCATCAGATTGTATTGTCGTTTGATGTACTGGATAACGGATTCATCCATCTCGTCACCTGCTACACGAACCGAACGGCTCGTTACAATACCACCAAGAGAGATAACAGCCACTTCCGTTGTACCGCCACCAATATCCACAACCATACTACCCGTTGGTTCCCATACAGGCAGATCTGCACCGATTGCAGCAGCAAAAGGCTCTTCAATCGTATAGGCTTCACGTGCTCCAGCCTGTTTGGTTGCATCTTCAACCGCACGTTGTTCTACTGCCGTGATCCCGGATGGTACACATACCATCACGTTTGGATGACGCTGGAACATGGAGCGCTGTTTCTGCGCCTCACGGATGAAATATTTGATCATCGTTGCCGTTGTATCGAAATCGGCAATAACGCCATCTTTCATTGGACGAATGGCACGAATGTTACCTGGTGTACGTCCAATCATTTTTTTGGCGGCTTCACCTACTGCCTCAATGCTATTTGTATCTGTCCGTATAGCGACAACCGAAGGTTCTCGCACCACAATTCCTTTTCCTCGTACATAAACCAACGTATTTGCTGTCCCCAAGTCAATACCCAAATCTTTCGTAAAACCACCAAACATAACATAATCTCCTTTTCTGCCTCATATAGCCGCTCCATTCTGATCCAGAGCGTAATAATTTTATTCCCACGCAATACGTGGAGCTAATATTCGCATTTGTTTTTTTGCATTTGTAAAGTGAACCTATCTTTTACGGACAACGCCGTTAACATTCATAGGAAAACATCAACGCCAACCATTATATTATACTAAGCCCTTCTCCTTCAAACTTACGTACGTTCCATCTCCGATAATAATATGATCAAGCACGTCAATGCCAACAATAGCGCCTGCTTCAATCAGTCTCTTGGTTATTTGGATATCCTCCGGACTGGGCGTAGGATCACCACTCGGATGGTTGTGTGCGCACACAATCGATGCGCTGCTGCATTTGATGGCAGCCCGGAACACTTCACGTGGATGTACAATCGAAGCGTTAAGGCTGCCCATGGAGAGTGTTTCCTGGGCAATAATATGATTTTTGCTATTCAGAAAAAGACACACAAAATGTTCTTTTTGCAAGTAACGCAATTGTTCCATCAGGATATCAGCTGCATCACGCGGTGTACGAATTGAAGTCGACTGTATGAGTCTGCTCTTGGCAATCCGATGACCCAGCTCAATGCCAGCTTTCAATTGCACAGCCTTGGCATTGCCAATCCCTTTCATCGTGGTCAGTTCTTCCAAACTCAAATCCATCAACGAGCGAATGCCACCCGCTTCGGCCAAAATCCGCTGTGCCATATGCACCGCGGATTCCTGTCTTGTGCCTGTTCGAAGTAAAATTGCCAGCAATTCAGCATGGCTTAAGGCGCCCGCCCCGTATTCCATCATGCGTTCTCTCGGGCGTTCTTCCTGGGGGATGTCGCGCATCATGTATTGAGGCGACTCCATATGTTCCCTCTTTTCATTTCACAACATTTGGCTTCATTCATGTTCGTGGCAGCACATGTACGCCGAACCCGTCCAACATATCACTTAACAAAGATAGCGGCAAGCCAACCACATTAAAGTAACATCCTTCAATGCGGTCGATCAGTGAAGCACCAATGCCCTGAATGGCATATGATCCTGCCTTATCTGAAGGCTCACCTGTCTGCACATAAGCACGGATGGTCGCATCCGACAGCTCTTTCATCGTTACATCGGTCTGGCGGTAATGAACTAACGACTGTCCATTGCCCGCATCAATACAAGCGACGCCCGTGAACACCCGATGTACGCGGCCCTGCAGCCTTGATAACATACGTTCAGCATCCGCTTCGTCTAAGGGTTTGCCTAGAATCTCACCATCCAGAACAACAACGGTGTCACTACCAACAATAATGGCTTCCTGCTCGCGGCCTTCAAGCCCGCGATACACGGCAAGCGCCTTGCGCAAAGCAAGTTCCTGTACCGTCTGTTCAGGTGTCCACTCTGGTGGTGTATCTTCATTGGCATGACTTGGTATTACATCAAACGCTAGATGGAGTGATGCGATCAGTTCTTTGCGCCGAGGCGATGTGGAGGCCAGAATAATAGGGCGCTGTTGTGTGTTATCCAAAATGAACGGCTCCTTATGCCACGGCAACATCCTGTCCGGATCACGATAATAGATGTCACTGGTTTAATTTTTTTCGTCATAACTCGTCATTCTCCTACAGTCTGCGATACAGCCACACAGCGGCAATCATACCGATCAGACTCAGAAGGCTCATTTGAAATTGAAGTGAAATATTATAACTGATAATATCCAGATCAGCCTGTGGCGACCAACGTATGGTCGTGGCTTTCGTAAGAAAGGCTACTGCCTTTACAGGCTGCAGTGCCTTGGCGATCCACGCTCCGGCCATCCAGCCGAGCAGCAGAAACAGCAATAACATGCCGAAGTTTTTTTTCATCGGTAATCTTCCCTCGCCATTTTTTGACACCCACATTATTATACGGGGTTTTGTACGCCAATACAAACACAAATCCGGCAAGGGGAACTATTTCCAGTTCCTTGCCGGATGGGTATTTCCAAGCGTTGTTATGGGAAAGAGCATGTTACTGCTTTATCGCTTCAAGCCATTTTTTCTGCTGCAGTACATATTCCATCAGATCGGACTGCACAGACCACATGTGCACATCATCCGGGTTCTTGTTGTACTCTGCAATAGCCGTTATTGCATCGTTCATTGATTTCTCCATTCCACCAACAATAGGTTGTACCTCCGCAGTCAGGCCGGGTGAGAGGCTATTCAAACCGGTTAACCACGACTGGTGCTTATTCTGAATCGCGGTCATCGTTTCTGCAGAGACTGCTGTCGGTGCGGATTGTCCCAACTGCTGAATGGACAAGGTAGACAATTGTTCGACCAGTGCAGAACTGTTTGTGAAGAAAAGCTGCACATCCTCTTGCTTGCCACCGAATATAGCCGGATTGATCTCAGGGTTCACGATCTCCTTGACATACAGTTCGACTCCCTGAGCTTTTAGCCTGGAGCTAAGTAGCTTGGCCTCTTCACGATCAGCCGAAATGCCTGCATATACTCGATTGCCATCTTCAGGATCAGACCCTGCGGCTATACCAGCCTGAGCCAGCTCAAGCTTGGCCTGCTCAGCTCGTTCAGGAGAACTGAACACGCCGTATTGAAGTGCATAATACGTGCTGCCAGTAGCCGCTGTCTGTACCTGCTGTTCTGTACCTGCTGCCCCCTCCTGACCCGTCACAGTGGAAACTGCCTGATTGACGGGAAGAAGATTGCCTGGCTTTAGGGCTCCTTCTTTATTAAAAAATGAAAGAATAACCATGCCAAAAAGCGCTCCGGTAACAAGTGCCCCAGTGACAGAACCAATCATTTTCCAGCCCCTTGGAGGGCGATTGCGCTTATAGGAATAGTTCTCCGAATCTACAAGCCAGTCGTGGCCTTGATCATCATGGGTATTGGACAGATCATGACGCTCTTCCTCCGGATTATCGGTGTGACTAACATAACCGTAACCGGAACGCTTTCCAAAATAATGAGCCTCATCCAAGTTCAAGTTCGAATCAGGGCTCACCCGCTCGTCAGGTTCAGGTACAGTAGAGCTTGTCAGCACCGTCTCTCCCCAGTCTCCGGGGATATCCTCAGGCGTCCATGATGGGGTTGTATCCATCTGCTTAGGCGTTAGCGGTTGATTATGCGGTAACTCTTCACTTAACGTCACCAATGGACTGGACGCGGAACTCCTCTTATTTTCAGGCTTGTCCGACTCATGATCCCCGAAGCGAAACGTCATTCTAGCATTGCTCACCCGTACCCTCTCCTTTGTCCCATTTATATCAGCTATATGCAGAGACTGGAGAATACATTCCATATAACGCAAAAAAACGCCTGCTTCGTATCGAAGACAGGCGTTTTCTCAATTGATTTATTTCAAACTTTTGGCAAGTGTATCGCCGACTTTCCAAATATCACCTGCACCCATCGTAATCACAAGATCTCCTGGCTGCAAACGATGCTGCAGATCAGCTACAACTTCTTCTTTTGTAGGGAGGTAACGTGCAGAAGCATTACTGTTTTGAACAATCAGTTCAACCAGTTTGGCTGAGGTTACCCCTTCGATCTGTTTTTCGCCCGCAGGAGAATAGATATCCGTAATAAGCACTTCATCCGCTTCCGCAAAAGCACGACTGAACGCATCCAGCAGGAAGAACGTACGCGTATAACGCTGTGGCTGGAATACCGCGATAATACGTTTGCCCGTTGCTTTGGCTGCACTAATGGTAGCTTCAATCTCAGTTGGGTGATGAGCATAATCATCGATGATCAGCATATCGCGCGCCTCGCCCAATACCTGGAATCTGCGTTTGGCTCCGTGGAACTGGATGATAGCTGCCACAATCTTCTCAAATGGAATGCCTGCTTCCAGACAGGTAATTACAGTAGCCATCGCATTATAAACGTTATGCTTACCCGGCACCGATAATTCCACCGTGCCCA
Coding sequences:
- the mreC gene encoding rod shape-determining protein MreC, translating into MFELFKLLGNKRLFVLLVGLVTFIALMGFTLSPRTTLSWPEKFLKDSVGFVQYVFYKPASYVAGFFKDVANMRTVYDENEELRIAMGHYTRDRLKYNDMEQVNEQLQKALNFTEEQKNRYNYGSRIAQVISANSDPNSRTINIDIGENAGIKPGMAVTSQEGLVGVISHVSSYTSTVNLLTSMDANDPTSNAIAATAVGKEKVFGMIESYDPKTGMLKMTKISEDSNIKKGDEIISSGIINNFPKYMRIGEVEKVEVGEYGLTRTAIIKPYASFLDWKELIVIIPPEVKE
- a CDS encoding DUF4321 domain-containing protein, whose product is MKKNFGMLLLFLLLGWMAGAWIAKALQPVKAVAFLTKATTIRWSPQADLDIISYNISLQFQMSLLSLIGMIAAVWLYRRL
- the minC gene encoding septum site-determining protein MinC, yielding MTVKSNHVTIKGIRDGLVFLLDDQCEFEELLYELRYKLEHSHQNILTGPIVHVDIKLGAREVTEDQKEAILDILKQKGNLLIRSIDSPALQPEVKGPPPIVTMCGMVRSGQVLHHEGNLLFLGDINPGGTVTCTGDIYVLGSLRGMAHAGIGGDEEAIIAASVFAPTQLRIADIISRPPDEWESRETGMEFAYLQDNQMQIDKMSNIVRLRRDFNVFKGV
- the radC gene encoding RadC family protein, with translation MESPQYMMRDIPQEERPRERMMEYGAGALSHAELLAILLRTGTRQESAVHMAQRILAEAGGIRSLMDLSLEELTTMKGIGNAKAVQLKAGIELGHRIAKSRLIQSTSIRTPRDAADILMEQLRYLQKEHFVCLFLNSKNHIIAQETLSMGSLNASIVHPREVFRAAIKCSSASIVCAHNHPSGDPTPSPEDIQITKRLIEAGAIVGIDVLDHIIIGDGTYVSLKEKGLV
- the minD gene encoding septum site-determining protein MinD: MGEAIVITSGKGGVGKTTTSANIGTALALLGKKVCLVDTDIGLRNLDVVMGLENRIIYDLCDVADGRCRLNQALVKDKRFEELYMLPAAQTRDKNSVSPEQVKDIILELKKDFEYVIIDCPAGIEQGFKNAVAGADQAIVVTTPENAAVRDADRVIGLLESSHIQSPKLVVNRIRNNMVKSGDMLDIDGILQVLNIDLIGIVPDDELVIKAANSGEPTVMNPDSLAAIAYRNIARRILGDTVPLMQLEQKKGAFTRFKKFFGMG
- a CDS encoding Maf family protein — its product is MDNTQQRPIILASTSPRRKELIASLHLAFDVIPSHANEDTPPEWTPEQTVQELALRKALAVYRGLEGREQEAIIVGSDTVVVLDGEILGKPLDEADAERMLSRLQGRVHRVFTGVACIDAGNGQSLVHYRQTDVTMKELSDATIRAYVQTGEPSDKAGSYAIQGIGASLIDRIEGCYFNVVGLPLSLLSDMLDGFGVHVLPRT
- a CDS encoding SPOR domain-containing protein; translated protein: MSNARMTFRFGDHESDKPENKRSSASSPLVTLSEELPHNQPLTPKQMDTTPSWTPEDIPGDWGETVLTSSTVPEPDERVSPDSNLNLDEAHYFGKRSGYGYVSHTDNPEEERHDLSNTHDDQGHDWLVDSENYSYKRNRPPRGWKMIGSVTGALVTGALFGMVILSFFNKEGALKPGNLLPVNQAVSTVTGQEGAAGTEQQVQTAATGSTYYALQYGVFSSPERAEQAKLELAQAGIAAGSDPEDGNRVYAGISADREEAKLLSSRLKAQGVELYVKEIVNPEINPAIFGGKQEDVQLFFTNSSALVEQLSTLSIQQLGQSAPTAVSAETMTAIQNKHQSWLTGLNSLSPGLTAEVQPIVGGMEKSMNDAITAIAEYNKNPDDVHMWSVQSDLMEYVLQQKKWLEAIKQ
- the mreD gene encoding rod shape-determining protein MreD, giving the protein MVTRKQVLFLLLFVLFIAEGTILPLLIPSGWQMRISANLVYIVILFIAVYHHRHTALVLGIFFGLLHDVVFYGEMIGPYGFSMGLSAYMMGLIFQAPRAPLPVMVSVVILGSLLNDTMLFFLYKLFQLNHVTFDWALIEYMIPNLFIHFVFALIIYVPLRKQLERIGKRRSKTEEAS
- a CDS encoding rod shape-determining protein, which translates into the protein MFGGFTKDLGIDLGTANTLVYVRGKGIVVREPSVVAIRTDTNSIEAVGEAAKKMIGRTPGNIRAIRPMKDGVIADFDTTATMIKYFIREAQKQRSMFQRHPNVMVCVPSGITAVEQRAVEDATKQAGAREAYTIEEPFAAAIGADLPVWEPTGSMVVDIGGGTTEVAVISLGGIVTSRSVRVAGDEMDESVIQYIKRQYNLMIGERTSEQLKMDIGSAMPLEQVETMEIRGRDLVTGLPKTITITSDEISEALADTVNAIVEAVKVTLEKCPPELAADIMDRGIVLTGGGALLRNLDKLLAGETGMPVIVAENPLDCVAIGTGKALENIHLFKSRSSSAVRSKR